The genomic region GTGCATCAAAAGAGGATGAGGACGCCGAAAACATGTCTCCAGTTCTTGAATCATACATGAGAAGAAGCGCAGAGTTCATTTCCTGCCCATGAGAACCTTGGGGGAAAAGCTACAGCCACGTCCAGAAGTCACACAGGTCCCTGCATCATTCCATTTTTTAGTACATGTGTGCTGCCGAAGGGAGCACAAGAAGTCACACAGGTCTCGTTGCGAGCTGCTTTGGAACCTTCTAGCATTCTCTCAAggtctccattttattctcacaacaaccagaGCCCTTTggcggtatactaaatctaattaataataatcaacatcaacttcaactgacctttattaggcatgtcagtaaaaatacagaatacaggacagagcgggtgaataacaacaacaacaacaacaacaacaacaactgaggtagtcccagtggtaatcggcatgctgggcgccatcccaaaaacactagggcagcacttaaaacatcttcgaattgacaaaattaacatctgtcaaattcagaaggcagccctgctgggatccgcacgaatactacgccgatacattacaacttcctaggcctctgggtgaggctcgaattgtaatgaaggccaacaaccagctaaagatctggcagctgtgaaatctacaacagcagcaacaacaacagtaataataataataataataataataataataataataataataataataataataataataataataaggctcacaaatggaactttgaaaaaggagactgagagcttgattcttgcagcccaagaacaagcaattcgaacaaacgccatcaaagccagaattgaaaagtcaactacagatcccaagtgcagactctgcaaggaagcagacgaaacaatagatcacatacttagctgctgcaagaagatcgcgcagacggactacaagcagaggcataataccgttgctcagatgattcactggaacttgtgccacaactaccatctgcctgtgacaaagaactggtggaatcacaaacctgaaaaggtcactgaaaatgaacacgtaaaactactctgggacttccgaattcagactgacaaagttttggaacacaatactcctgacctcacgattgtgaaaaaaagaaagtgtggatagttgatgttgcaattcctggtgacagcaggattgatgagaagcaactggaaaaacttacacgatacgaggatttaaggattgaactacaaagactctggcacaaaccagtacaggtggtcccagtggtgatcggcacactgggtgcagtgcctaaagatcttgaacggcacttaaaaacaattggcgctgacaaaatcaccatatgtcagctgcaaaaggccaccctactcggctctgcacgcattattcgtcgatacatcacacagtcctagatgcttgggaagtgtccgacgtgtgatgtaatacaaaatccagcatattgatcttgtttgctgtgtataactgttttataataataataataataataataattacagctTCTAGGGcacagagggaattccagccTGGGTCCCCTAGATTCTATTCCACCACTCAGAATCACCTGTTTTCAATCAGCCAACAAAACTTGCTACACAAATCCACTAACGTGGCCCAGctttttattttagaagaaaCCGATAAAGAAGAAAATCCCAAGTATTGTACCCAAAGAACCCACTCCAACAGACACATAAAAGACAAGGGGTGGGAAAGCATGTAGAGCGTTCTACGCCAGCACAACAGCCAGAGCTCCCAAAAGTGCCTTGCGCAAAGCGGCCTTTGCAAACCTAACCAGGAGAGATTCCAGGAATTAGACCACTGATTCAAGTTCACCTCGGTTCTGGCAAAACCGACTGAGAGCCAAATGAAAATACGTTTGCAACAGAACAAGCAGGCAGCAGCGAAAGAAGAACCGTCCCTTCCTGCCGTGCTTGGGTGCTCATTTTTCCTATTGAATCCAACAGCACAGTACAGACAAAAATATCTTTGGGATGAGCCTACAGATTCTAATTTGAGAAAACGCCTTGTTTTGCATAACACTGACTCATCCGCATGAAAAACAGTCTCCAGCTCTCTTGAAGACTTTTCTCACTCCCTCAAGTACCAGGATAGAGGTAAGCAGCAGAAGCCACAATCCCTTGCTCTCTACACCACAGTTGAAAGTCTATGGTGCATCCCCTTTCCCCCCCGTATTTGGAAGGATTTATTCCTGCCAAGCTAAACCCACCGGAATCCATGGTCATCAAAACACCAACTAAATTCTTCgcatgcacatttaaaaaaaatctatattttgtttttctgtttggaaAGACATCTGAGGTTAGGGACGTTCATTTCATTTAACAGAGCAGACATTTAAACTGTTAAAAATCACAGTTCAAACATTTACAAGCACACAATCTAACACGTGTGCACATCGTCGGCCATTTTTACTCATAGGAGTTCACATACTAACATGCTCCAGTGTCGATCTTGCGTGCCCACAATTACAAATAAGGCTCACACCAGAAAACACAAGCTAGGTAGGCACAGGCAACTTTTCCTAGTTTTCCAAGCCTTTCTAGCAATATATAAATAGCAAATATATAAATAGCAAATATATAAATAGCAAACAAATCCTTATCGTTTAACCTATTAATGTTTTGCATCCCCATGCAAGgtgaacaataataaaaacagaaacaaacaacagAAGAACATCGGCATCagtaaaatcaaattaaaaagctCTGAGTGTTCCCTGACAACATTAAAATCTCAAGGTATCAAGAAGGGTGTTCAGAGACCTGACACATACAGCTTGGCAACCGGTAATGCCAGCTGGAAGCTATGCCAGATACCTGCAGCACATTTAAAGACAGCTAACCCCGATAcgacaacaaacaaaaaaaaccaatgcTCAAATCCACTCGTATTTGCCCACCAATAATTTATGGTTGGAGAAATTTCTCCATGTTTTTGCCCGTCTCTCACTTCGATATGCCTCCTGACTCTTGGCTTGCCTTTCCTAGCTTTCTTGATCTGCTGCTCATGAAATTACCCTTGACAATATTATAACAGCATCTTCTCTCTGTGTTATGGGGCTGTGATGTCACATGGAGCTCAGCTGGTCTAAAAAGATGGAAGGACACTGTCCTGGATAGAgtcaccagctctgggttggaaaatacctggagattttgggggggaagaggttggggtttggggaggtataatgccacagaatccacatcccaaagcagccattttctccagattcctgtcacctggaaatcagttggaatCCTGGGAGGTCACCAGTCATCACCTAGAATTTGGCaaccctcagtggtgggatccaaaaattttagtaacaggttcccatggtggtgggattcaagcagtggtgtagtgccaatggggctgggcaaggcacgacgggggcatggccgggcattctgggggcggggcattcctgggcggggctgtggcaaggacgcagccgctgcgccggtccttgggcgggaaacgaatgcacgcaggcgcaggctgccacgcatgccggtgcacctcctgctagactgcttcaagttctgcgtgctactgctgagaggaggggtgtaactaaggcaaaaatcacgtggcaaaatcaccaattagtaaccccctctcggcacacacaaataattagtagcctactctcgggaacctgtgagaacctgctggatcccaccactgccttagaccaGATTCATGTGGAAAGAATTGCTGAAAGGCAAAATGTGTCCTCGGCGTCTTTGCAACGCTATGAATTGGCCGTGCTCTTGTACCATTTCCATTATCTCAAGAACTCCTGAGTGAGTTAGACGCAAACAACAAGCTGAAATAAGACCGGTGTTTCATTAATTGGGCTGAACCGGTCAACAATTTGCCCTGAAACTTCCTGATAGTTCATGGTTAAGCCCAGAGGTGTCTCTGTGCCATttttacaacataatacaaaaCTGTGTTAAAGCACTGTCATCAAAGTACTTAGTGTTTTACAGTTCCCAGAGTACTTCACATATAGAGTTAGCATTTAATATACTTGCAAGGTTAGTGTTATGTTCCCAGAAATGAGATCTAGTGAAAAATTAACCCTTATTCTGGGAAAACGTTTAGCTTCTAAGCCACAACCATTTGTGTTTCATTAACTAGAGAGGAACCTGAATAGAAACTGTGTCAGACTTCCCCCGTGGGGAGTCTACTTAGTTCATAAAGATGGTATTTAATGTACAATGTTAGATTATTGGTACCCACTTTCCCTTTATGCCACGATAGTACAAGAAGAGGGTTGCCCTCTGTTCTTTATGCACGGAAAGAGACTTTGGAGGAAATAAACAAAGATACTTTGGAGGAATAAACAAACTGAAGTAGTCTTCCATTCAGGAGAGCACCTTTGAATCAAAAACAGAATATTTCTGACCCCCAAGCAAAATATGTCCAATAACATATGATGGTTTTGTTCCACTGTCTCCAATTGAGTAAGGTGGGTCACTGAGGATTCTTTCTTGAGATCTTCTTAGAATCTCTTTCCTGAAGCCTCTAGACTGTTCCTTTCTATAAATTAAATTCCCTCTgctaaaaccgagctgttccaccgggcttttggggaggccggccgctgattgcCCCCCCTTCTTCATAACATCAGTagaccctgccatccccccccaccccgaagggGTTTAGGATGTGGGATGCCATCTATTGTGTTTGTaattagaacgctgtgttttaacgggttttagttttaatatgtacagagccataatttaattattcctggttgtttgttgattttacttTGTGATCTGACTGTatactctgagcccttcgggggagggcggtatacaaacgtaataaataataaaataataaaaataaattgccaCTTGCACAATTAAATGTGGTAAGTGACATATGGAGTACCATCTTTAAGATGTTATTtgactctttttttgttttccaaacgcaattcatttttttcttgtgaGACATAAATTACCAGTATAGTAAAACCATGGGTAGATAGTCTTCAAAAACCTTTGTGAACTTATGAACTTTTCCATATTTGTAAGACTGCCCAATAATGGGATTTGGTTTATTTTCCTTCCAATCAAAGCCTATCTAGAGTTCTGGATAACTCTAACACttgcatgtttttaaaatcagTCAGAGTTGAATGAATAAAATTACCTTTCACAATAACTATGGGTATTTAGAACATGGTAACAGCTTGCTATAGTGTGCATTACTACCTTTATTTACAACTCTTTTAGGTAAGCGGTCGTTACTATTTCTTTTCTAGAAACCAAGGGATAAAATCTGGCGAGGGACGTAGGGTTAGCCAGAGTTTGTGTTAAATAGGGAACTGAGCTATTAAACTCAAATAAATATACTACAGTCTGAATTATGGTATGGTGTGGTGTAATTATAGCAACTCTTGCTCCACAACAACAGGAGTAAAGGACTTatgattaaaatgaaaatatgtcCTAGTGGGAAGACACCGTAGTGGTAAGATTCCTCAATATTTCTGTGACAacgaaggggtggggggtgggggataaaaaTCAACTTTGTCAGTCATGAGACTGCTTAAAACAAGAACAAATGCacaattctattattattattcagagcTACCTTACTTCCTGCTAGAATGTCAGTTGCACTGGATTCTGATTACATGCCAGCTGCATTTTATGTAGTACGTAATGCCTAGCTATTTCAGTTCTTACAATCAATACATTGGTGAGTAAGAAAATGACCCCTTTAGAGCACTGGTTTCCCACCAGTGGGCTGGGACCGACAAGCAAGTCTCAAGCCACCATTTAAAAAACGatttcagaagagaaaggggaaagagggtgGGATGTTTGTGTTTGCACATGTACAACGTGAACTAAACCCAAGCTGGCCAACCTCCTTTGCGGCTGTTCGTTTCCTTTTTAGCATGCATTTTGGTGCATGTCGATCGTTACTGTTGAACAAGTTCTCACGTGTGTATTTTTCCCGTTCCCGACTGGTACCCcatcctctcccttcccttttctttcaagCACAACCCTTCCCATTTCCAGTCTCCTGGGATTATTAGTTGCCAAGAGGATAAAAATTCAACTGTAGAGGAGGAATTGCGGCTAAAGACGGAGTACCTGCTTTTCAAAACAAGGTAACTCCTTGGATCTTCAGCTCAATAATCTCAGGTAAAACAGTACTCAGAAAGACTGAGGTAAAACAGTACTCCGAAACCACCATGTTGCCTGTAATCTTGTTACAGTCTCTCCTGGgtagttgccaatctccaggtggtggctggagttcCCCCCAGCTCACAGCTAACCTCCAAATAACAAAGatcaaccccccacccaccccggagaaaatggcagctttggaaggggaGCTCTATGCCATCACCTCTCTGCTGAGCTCTCactcttaaatctccaggaacacCCTAccgtggtggtgaatctatggcactccagatgttcatggactacaattcccatcagcattggccatgctggcaggggctgatgggaattgtagtccatgaacatctggagtgccataggttcgccaccactgcccctacTCCACTGAGAAAGGACACTGTGCTCCCCCAAGCCCTGACTCTCTTGCTTGCAGTCTGACCCACAGCTTCAGGTCCAGTGAAGCACTGGGTATGAAGGCCTCACCTAGATGCAGGTGGAATCAAGCTTTAGTTAAAGAGCACAAATTGTCCTTTTGCTTCCATCTGTAGCTCCCTTCTCTCGACAGAAATCTACCTTAGCGCAGTAGATCTCTGGGCTGGCAGTCAATAATCGGCAGAATTGTTTGTTCCGTGTGTGTAATTCATATATAGTATTGCATTGACTAAAACAAATTGTAATTATtagtataagctgctttgaaccacgaggaaaggtgggattaaaatgtccccataaattaaaaaacacacacacactaaaaataGCTCAGCTCTGTTTTCTTCCTTGCATGTATGCAAAGATTTTTTAAGTGCGAAAAGGGGGCTCTTTAAGGTCTGCATGTTTTCCTAACTCTTATATTGTAAACCAACCAGGGTTTCAAGGTGGGCTATGACAAACATTTGTGTGGTGTGTATATGACTGAATGACTCAGGGGTGGGTTTTGCTAGCAGACAAAAGCTGCAGCTGCCCTGGGCcccttcctgggggggggggtccaatcaCCCACAGCTCTTCCTGACCCCcaaaagtgggagaaaatggggtCTCCCACCCATTTGTGCTCACCTTATTTGGGGCTTGAGCAACCCGTCGTGGCTCCCACCTACGGTTCACAAGGTGAGATCTAACCTTCGCTTGGCCCCTGTGGTTCAGTGCAGCAGCGTGGGAGGCAGTGATTCTGATGCCCCCacctggacttttgcccagggccTCAGATTCACTAATACTGCCCCAGAATCATGATCCAGGAAACCACctggatcagcagtggcgtagtggctaagagcagtggctaagagcaggtgcacgctgatctgaaggaactgggtttgattcccagctctgccacttgagttgtggaggcttatctggggaattcagattagcctgtgcactcccacacacgccagctgggtgaccttgggctagtcacagctctacggagctctctcagccccacccacctcacagggtgtttgttgtgaggggggaagggcaaggagattgtaagcccctttgaatctccttgcaggagagaaaggggggatagaaatccaaactcctcctcctcctccacctgctcaAACCTTTCAAATCCTCTAAAATGGCCTTGTGTGAGCCTCTGCCTGTGTATCAACAACACGGGGATAATAGAAGTGGCAGAATTCACCTCGTTGGAGATTTACACCCATAAAAATCCCAAGCATAAAGTGACATTATAAAAATACTAGACTGAGTCATCAGCCCTTcaacagggaaagaaaaaaaaaccccaaccaccgTTACTTACTCGGATGCTGTAGGAGATTCCAGACTCCAAACCTTCCTTGCAGCCGAGGTCTTTGCCTTGTTTGGTCAACAAACCGGATTCCTctgcccccagcaaaacattttcctCTTGGGTGTTTGAGCTGGCCTTCAGCGGTTTGTCCAGTTCTCCCCGGGGATAAGATGACGACAGACAAGAGGTCAGGCTGATTTCTGGGGAGGTCGGGCTGCTAGGAACCGTGGCACATTCTGTCAGTTTGATTCTGGGCACCTCCTTAGTCCGTAGGCAGAAGTTCTTCAAGCTCGGCAAGGTGGAAGGGTTGGCCAACTTCAGGTTAGCCATGCGAGGTATCAAGGTGCACAGAGCAACCGGGCTGTCTGGCGTCCCTATGGCAACACTGTCGGCGGGCATGTTCGGCATTGAGGAATGAGAAGATGGAGAACCCTTAAGATGCAGCGGTCCACCCTGCGCATCTTCCTCGAACGAGGCAAGGGTCTCGTTCCTAAAACGACTGTACTTTGCCCTGTGAAGCATTCCTGGGTCTCCCAACAGTTCTACATTCAGTATGTGTCCACTGAAGCCGTGTGGAATGCGTTCTCTCATAGCCTTCGAAGTTCAGAAGCCCCACAAACAAACCCCAGGTCCCTGTTGGCTTAAACCGGCTGCCTTTTCAAAAACGACAGAAAGTAATATGGAATCAAACAAGCCAGGacgattttgaaaacaaaaaacaagacaGAGGGTTTGGTGGTGGCTGTCGGTGGGGCTCTCGGCTGCTTTCCCAGTggtttcttcttcttgatgaacCCGGCTTCGTTTTGTCTGGACAtctggctttttttggggggggggaattaaatctCAATGAGACATTTCagccacacacatacatgcaggtAAAAGTGAAGAAAGCTACCAGCTGTTTCAAAGGAAAAGAGCCGTTCTTCATCACCACATTTGCAAGCAAAGCAACCTTTAAAATCGCCCTCGGCTTTCGAACGCTCACTGTCTGGATCACTAATAGTAAAACCTTGACTGCAgtaaacacgcacacacatacacagcaggaagacacacacactatttcataccaaaaaaaaaaatatcacaagAGCTTAAATCGCTTCTCTTCCTAACGAAAGGAGTTTTCACTAGCCTTGTGCTTAGCATTCAAATGTCGAGTAGGTCAGCCGGGGAAAATAATTTGCATTCGAATTATTTATTccccagaattaaaaaaaagaaaatgttgcagACGAAGTTCAGTTGTTCGCAACAGAAGCCTTGTCAGTTCTTGAGAGATCCCCGGACGCTGAAATATCCCAGACGCTTCCAGCAGATTTTATGATCCAGCATGATTTTATTTCAGAGCATCAGATTCACGATCGCCTACAGAAATATCTCTTGGAAGCCTTTAAGGCATCTGCAGATTTTCTTCACCAGCCAGGTCATGGTCgtttatttctgtttcttaaagaaaaatgagagaaagagaaggctGCAGTTTTTTATGAATGAAGTTTTCTGAATGAATTTCACTGTGTGCAAGCTGAATAAATCTGTGAATGAAGCTTGAGAATGGCTGTAACTGACTGACAGTCCCAGGGGTGTTTAATTTCCAGCCAATCGGGAGGCAGACCGATGACTCATGCACCATAAATACACTAAACTAGTAGCCATGTGAAATGCGACTTTTGGTGATGTGGGCAGTTTTTAGTGCACCGTTAAGTCGTGAATGGGATGAAGACATCCATCATTGCAATATCAATATCTCTCATtcatatcccccaccccctttccaaaGTGCAGACAGAAATTGCTCCCTTCGCACTGCTATTTCTGCAATGCAGTACCAGGAGGttaaaatatatgtatgtatcTTTTTGCCCTGACATTTGCTCAGATGGTATAAAATCTTAAGGGAAACGATGATGCAGTGTTCTTTAAAACAAGAGTTCTTTTTTATTGACTATGTCGGTTCAATATCCAGTAACGCTTCCTGTGCCTATCAAATTTACTCCAGACACATGATGAAAACTGCAACTGAGTGAGAACAGGAAATCAGCTACTGAGTAGGCAAGGCTATAAAGTACATCGCATCCTCGGAAAGCTGCCGGCAGCTTTAACCCTTAGGGAGGCGTATAAAACAGCCTCAAAACACAGGGGCTGATCCAGTGCTTATTATCAAGGCACTGAGGACTGGGTATTGGCGCAGCGGGGAGAAAACTCAAACCCCTTCCCAAGAAAAGCTATATTTTATGACTTGTACTT from Sphaerodactylus townsendi isolate TG3544 linkage group LG17, MPM_Stown_v2.3, whole genome shotgun sequence harbors:
- the SHC4 gene encoding SHC-transforming protein 4; translation: MRERIPHGFSGHILNVELLGDPGMLHRAKYSRFRNETLASFEEDAQGGPLHLKGSPSSHSSMPNMPADSVAIGTPDSPVALCTLIPRMANLKLANPSTLPSLKNFCLRTKEVPRIKLTECATVPSSPTSPEISLTSCLSSSYPRGELDKPLKASSNTQEENVLLGAEESGLLTKQGKDLGCKEGLESGISYSIRYMGCIEVLQSMRSLDFGTRTQVTREAISRLCEAVPGTHGTIKRRKPPAKFLSPVLGKSNLQFSGVHIKLTISTSSLTLMNIETQQIIANHHMQSISFASGGDPVST